A portion of the Paenibacillus sp. PvR098 genome contains these proteins:
- the kduD gene encoding 2-dehydro-3-deoxy-D-gluconate 5-dehydrogenase KduD, whose product MNLFDLTGKVAIVTGGAIGLGGGISLGLAKAGAEVVIVTSNDRSREVEQQIQAMGRKAHTIVANLMDESALKGVVDETLSVFGKIDILVNNSGIIRRTPAADHGAQDWHDVLNLNLNSAFFLSQLAGREMIKQGSGKIINIASMLSFQGGINVPGYTASKHAMAGVTKALANEWASQGIQVNAIAPGYMSTDNTAALRADEERNAQILGRIPAARWGTPEDLQGPVVFLASQASDYMSGHVLCVDGGWMTR is encoded by the coding sequence ATGAATTTGTTTGATTTAACCGGAAAAGTGGCTATTGTGACCGGCGGTGCGATTGGTCTGGGCGGGGGGATTTCCTTAGGGCTGGCCAAAGCGGGAGCCGAAGTCGTGATCGTCACCAGCAACGACCGTTCGCGCGAGGTTGAGCAGCAAATCCAGGCTATGGGCCGTAAGGCACATACCATTGTAGCGAACCTGATGGATGAGAGCGCGCTCAAAGGCGTCGTGGATGAGACGCTGTCCGTATTCGGTAAAATCGACATTTTGGTTAATAACTCGGGTATTATTCGCCGGACGCCGGCTGCTGATCATGGAGCCCAGGATTGGCATGATGTGTTGAATTTGAATTTGAACTCGGCCTTTTTCCTGTCACAGCTTGCCGGCCGTGAAATGATCAAACAAGGATCGGGTAAAATTATCAATATCGCCTCCATGCTTTCTTTTCAAGGCGGAATTAATGTACCGGGATATACAGCTTCCAAGCATGCTATGGCCGGCGTAACGAAAGCGCTTGCCAACGAGTGGGCAAGTCAAGGCATTCAAGTGAACGCCATTGCCCCGGGCTATATGTCTACGGACAATACGGCTGCGCTGCGTGCCGATGAGGAGCGTAATGCGCAGATTTTGGGCCGGATTCCTGCGGCAAGGTGGGGTACACCGGAAGACCTGCAGGGCCCTGTTGTTTTCTTGGCTTCGCAAGCTTCCGACTATATGAGCGGTCACGTGTTGTGCGTGGACGGAGGGTGGATGACTAGATAA
- the bioC gene encoding malonyl-ACP O-methyltransferase BioC produces MTMRIDKGKVRRHFDRHAGSYDQYAVVQRTMADYLLELTLKRKAPEDVRRIIEIGCGTGLLTGKLLDAYPEAIVLAIDLSPQMVECTRLRYSSSAAGRLEVLVGDAEPEGVDDESALKECDQADLIISSAVFQWFDDPERTLKAWLGQLSTDGLLAFATFGPQTFGELHEAFRAAERELGLPEMSHGQDFLSLSEWEMLLRRGAKGLRQGLTFTGQEALEVQAFEDVRTFLYSVKRVGAGNANSDSGETQRAGRRLFAEMEKKYTERFAMDEGIRATYHLLYGFFGAE; encoded by the coding sequence ATGACGATGAGGATTGATAAGGGGAAGGTACGCCGGCATTTTGACCGGCATGCCGGAAGCTACGATCAATATGCGGTCGTACAGCGAACGATGGCGGATTATCTGCTGGAGCTAACTTTGAAAAGAAAAGCGCCGGAGGATGTAAGGCGGATCATCGAGATCGGCTGCGGTACGGGGCTGCTTACCGGTAAGCTGCTTGATGCTTATCCGGAGGCCATTGTGCTGGCCATCGATTTATCTCCGCAGATGGTAGAGTGCACGCGGCTGCGTTATAGCAGTTCTGCGGCTGGGCGGCTGGAGGTGCTGGTTGGTGATGCCGAACCTGAGGGAGTTGATGACGAATCTGCACTTAAAGAGTGTGATCAAGCGGATTTGATCATTTCGAGCGCTGTTTTCCAATGGTTTGACGATCCTGAACGCACGTTGAAGGCATGGCTTGGACAGCTCAGTACGGATGGTCTGCTCGCGTTTGCCACGTTCGGACCGCAAACCTTTGGCGAGCTGCATGAAGCTTTTCGTGCTGCGGAGCGGGAGCTTGGTCTCCCAGAGATGTCCCATGGACAGGACTTTCTAAGTCTGAGCGAGTGGGAAATGCTGTTACGGCGAGGGGCTAAAGGGCTGCGGCAAGGCTTGACCTTTACCGGTCAGGAGGCTCTGGAGGTGCAGGCATTTGAGGATGTCAGGACTTTCTTGTACAGTGTGAAACGGGTAGGGGCAGGCAACGCCAATTCAGATTCCGGGGAGACCCAGCGTGCGGGACGACGCCTTTTTGCAGAGATGGAAAAAAAGTATACGGAGCGGTTTGCTATGGATGAAGGAATTCGCGCTACATACCATTTGCTTTATGGCTTTTTCGGCGCCGAATGA
- a CDS encoding glutamate synthase-related protein: MRNEGRFQNLLATEHDSCGIICIVEKNGSPSRDNIQKTIDALVKMEHRSGFINGEGDGCGILTDIPRALWEKKLTDAGLDGKLAYDERFSVAHIFVPRKLDISAADMQKGIRELFAQYQVSILLEQENQVDSSVLGPNGRNDEPTFWQIVGLCDKQEVKVADHLFELHVAIEAKYTVHVATLSNVTAAYKVMGAASILPKYFNDTRDPLFAAQVTIGHNRYSTNTQSSFFRVQPFSLLGHNGEINTVKKLRLEADMVGVPLVDGGSDSQDMNRTIETFIHRFGLSLFEAMEVVFPPILNEMKLYRPELQDLYVYYRQTWGHYAQGPAGIVSRYGNECIFSVDALGLRPVWMVESDTSLYFSSEQGVITVGEMVADPKPIAPGEKIGVVLTPGEHVQVIPYHQVQDTVLERAQARIGFEGLRKHLNNEVPSIEAALVADITPTDALYSSFGWDRDGIQMIETTAQTGAEPIRSLGHDSPHAALNPERQNIPDFIKESVAVVTNPAIDRDREMEHFSTRVVVGPRPALYGQPDERLRIELLYPVVLEGSNGADSLTELKQPSFEQLVAMFGAQNGDAVTTLSTTFARGTSLEEALDRLGADAVQAVRNGAMLLVLDDSQAHQNDLLWMDPHLAVSKVDIALRAEKLGYGDNLRRQTTLVLRSGSIRNLHDIAVACGLGADVLSPYIMFTTASSKDGAPAARKVFTALMKGLEKVISTIGTHELRGYTRFFSSIGLKPELAEVLDIVNYLGSDNAGTGFAELEADAEARHNDYTNPKAKAARNFRFFQRMWKALGDAASGTAPYSDYRDKLREEEKKNPISIRHVADFNFEKALAEGRKPLDPSQVNIGIGGHDLPMLISSMSFGSQNETAFRAYAEAGERLNMVTMNGEGGEIKDMLGRYKRTRGAQVASGRFGVNVELANAVAFLEIKIGQGAKPGEGGHLPGSKVTAKIAAARNATIGSDLISPSNNHDIYSIEDLAQIISELKEASGRKAQIIVKIPVVPGIGTIAVGVAKAGADVITLSGFDGGTGAARIHSLTHVGLPTEIGTKLAHLALIDAGLRHKVELWSDGGMKSGADVVKMFMLGANRVGFGSIAMQSIGCTTCRGCHLDTCHVGIATQIDSMEEAEEKGLRRFVPRVYDTAVESLVRLFGGIGEEIREIVAQLGFKDAQELVGRSDLLHQTSHLERIDLSDLLRPAPISFAAAKEAEFEVAAAVSSDIRIAAGAEGQEFFPDAVSFQAPVERKWSKVDAESRILGSRYASHRVRDRFDGSYDELPPVNITMTDGSVPGNGLAAFNARGVDITVHGGAEDGVGKMSLGGKVSILKSPSKHKQFINGSVGKSFGYGAQKGLFLIQGSADTRACIRFSGADVVFGGEITSPLRDELGGLAARANLKGFAFEYMTNGRAVVLGDPGPWICAGMTGGVIYQRLVPEMGLDQAAIERRVAKGAKVKIEAVGPQSIKDLNELLGAYRDALAASGQPEAAATIENLLNNLQSNFVRIAPVGLQADQSVATE, translated from the coding sequence ATGCGTAATGAAGGCCGCTTTCAGAACCTGTTGGCCACCGAACATGATAGCTGCGGCATCATTTGTATTGTAGAAAAAAACGGGTCCCCTTCCCGCGACAACATCCAAAAGACGATAGATGCCCTTGTAAAAATGGAACATCGTTCAGGTTTTATTAATGGCGAAGGCGATGGCTGCGGTATTTTGACGGACATTCCTAGAGCGCTTTGGGAGAAAAAACTGACGGATGCCGGCTTGGACGGCAAGCTCGCTTACGATGAGCGCTTTTCCGTTGCTCATATTTTCGTTCCACGCAAGTTGGATATTTCGGCTGCTGACATGCAAAAGGGCATTCGTGAACTGTTCGCCCAGTACCAAGTCAGCATTCTTCTAGAGCAAGAGAACCAAGTCGACAGCAGCGTACTCGGCCCGAACGGCCGTAACGATGAACCGACCTTCTGGCAAATCGTAGGTCTTTGCGACAAGCAGGAAGTGAAGGTGGCAGACCACCTGTTTGAACTGCATGTTGCGATCGAAGCGAAATACACTGTGCACGTGGCTACGCTCAGCAACGTAACGGCAGCCTATAAGGTGATGGGTGCCGCCAGCATTTTGCCTAAATACTTTAACGATACTCGTGACCCTCTGTTTGCAGCCCAAGTTACCATCGGCCATAACCGCTACTCCACGAACACACAATCAAGCTTTTTCCGCGTTCAACCATTCTCTTTGCTCGGCCATAACGGCGAGATCAATACAGTCAAGAAACTGCGTTTAGAAGCCGATATGGTCGGCGTACCGCTCGTAGACGGCGGCAGCGATTCCCAAGATATGAACCGTACGATTGAAACGTTCATCCACCGCTTTGGTCTTAGCCTGTTCGAAGCGATGGAAGTCGTATTCCCTCCAATTTTGAACGAAATGAAGCTGTACCGTCCAGAGCTTCAGGATCTTTATGTTTACTATCGCCAAACTTGGGGTCATTATGCACAAGGTCCGGCCGGGATCGTGTCCCGTTACGGCAACGAATGCATTTTCAGCGTAGACGCGCTCGGTCTTCGTCCGGTCTGGATGGTAGAAAGCGATACGTCTCTTTATTTCTCCTCCGAGCAAGGCGTGATCACCGTAGGCGAGATGGTAGCCGATCCGAAGCCGATTGCACCAGGTGAAAAAATCGGTGTCGTACTGACGCCGGGAGAGCATGTGCAGGTTATTCCGTACCATCAAGTACAAGACACCGTGCTGGAGCGCGCTCAAGCACGCATTGGCTTCGAAGGCCTGCGCAAGCATTTGAATAACGAAGTGCCGTCGATAGAAGCTGCTCTTGTAGCTGACATTACGCCGACAGATGCGCTTTACAGCTCCTTCGGCTGGGACCGTGACGGCATTCAGATGATCGAGACCACAGCCCAAACCGGCGCAGAGCCGATCCGTTCCCTTGGACACGATAGCCCGCATGCCGCTCTGAATCCGGAGCGTCAGAACATTCCGGACTTCATTAAAGAGAGCGTAGCTGTCGTTACGAACCCTGCCATCGACCGTGACCGTGAAATGGAGCATTTCTCCACCCGTGTCGTGGTAGGCCCTCGCCCTGCCCTGTACGGTCAGCCGGACGAACGTCTCCGCATCGAGCTGCTTTATCCGGTTGTACTCGAAGGCAGCAACGGCGCCGACTCTTTGACTGAATTGAAGCAGCCTAGCTTTGAACAGCTCGTGGCTATGTTCGGTGCTCAGAACGGCGATGCCGTAACGACGCTCTCCACAACGTTTGCCCGCGGCACTTCGCTTGAAGAAGCACTTGATAGGCTCGGTGCAGACGCTGTGCAAGCTGTCCGTAACGGTGCCATGCTGCTGGTCCTGGATGACAGCCAGGCGCATCAGAATGACCTTTTATGGATGGATCCGCATCTTGCGGTATCCAAAGTGGATATTGCCTTGAGAGCTGAGAAACTCGGGTACGGCGACAACCTGCGCCGTCAAACGACGCTCGTGCTGCGCAGTGGCTCTATCCGTAACCTGCATGACATCGCGGTAGCCTGTGGTTTGGGTGCTGATGTATTGTCTCCTTACATCATGTTTACAACGGCTTCCTCCAAGGACGGAGCCCCGGCTGCACGCAAGGTGTTCACCGCTTTGATGAAAGGCTTGGAGAAGGTCATCTCCACCATCGGTACACATGAGCTTCGCGGCTATACCCGCTTCTTCTCCTCCATTGGACTGAAGCCGGAGCTTGCTGAAGTGCTGGATATCGTCAACTACCTGGGCAGCGATAACGCGGGTACCGGCTTTGCCGAGCTCGAAGCAGATGCGGAAGCCCGTCATAACGATTATACGAATCCGAAGGCCAAAGCGGCACGCAACTTCCGCTTCTTCCAACGGATGTGGAAAGCCCTGGGAGACGCTGCCTCCGGTACAGCTCCTTACTCGGACTATCGCGACAAGCTGCGCGAAGAGGAAAAGAAAAACCCGATTTCGATCCGTCACGTTGCCGATTTCAACTTTGAGAAAGCTCTTGCTGAAGGCCGCAAGCCATTGGATCCTTCACAAGTGAATATCGGTATCGGCGGTCACGATTTGCCTATGCTTATTTCTTCCATGTCCTTCGGTTCGCAGAACGAAACGGCATTCCGTGCTTACGCGGAAGCTGGCGAGCGGCTGAACATGGTAACGATGAACGGCGAAGGCGGCGAGATCAAAGACATGCTCGGCCGCTACAAGCGGACTCGCGGCGCGCAAGTGGCGTCCGGCCGTTTCGGTGTGAACGTAGAGCTTGCGAACGCCGTAGCCTTCCTGGAAATCAAAATCGGCCAAGGCGCGAAGCCGGGCGAAGGCGGTCATCTGCCAGGTTCGAAAGTAACGGCTAAAATCGCCGCAGCAAGGAATGCTACCATTGGTTCCGATCTGATTTCGCCATCCAACAACCATGATATTTATTCGATAGAGGACTTGGCGCAAATTATTTCCGAGCTGAAGGAAGCAAGCGGACGTAAGGCGCAAATCATTGTTAAAATTCCAGTTGTGCCAGGTATCGGTACGATTGCTGTAGGTGTTGCCAAAGCAGGTGCGGACGTCATTACGCTGTCCGGTTTTGACGGCGGTACAGGCGCGGCACGGATCCACTCCCTCACGCATGTGGGACTTCCTACGGAAATCGGCACGAAGCTCGCTCACCTCGCGCTGATCGATGCCGGTCTGCGTCATAAGGTTGAGCTTTGGTCCGACGGCGGTATGAAATCCGGTGCGGACGTTGTGAAAATGTTTATGCTCGGCGCGAACCGCGTCGGCTTCGGTTCCATCGCGATGCAATCGATCGGCTGTACGACCTGCCGCGGCTGTCACTTGGATACTTGCCACGTAGGTATCGCAACGCAAATCGACTCGATGGAAGAGGCTGAAGAGAAAGGCCTGCGCCGCTTCGTGCCTCGTGTGTACGATACGGCTGTAGAATCGCTTGTCCGCTTGTTCGGCGGAATCGGCGAAGAGATTCGCGAAATTGTCGCTCAACTAGGCTTCAAGGATGCACAGGAGCTGGTAGGGCGTTCCGATCTGCTGCATCAAACCAGCCATCTGGAGCGGATCGATCTCTCCGATCTGCTTCGTCCGGCTCCGATTTCCTTCGCTGCGGCGAAAGAAGCTGAATTCGAAGTCGCTGCCGCAGTATCCTCGGATATCCGTATCGCTGCAGGCGCGGAGGGCCAGGAGTTCTTCCCGGATGCCGTTTCCTTCCAGGCTCCGGTAGAGCGCAAGTGGAGCAAGGTAGACGCGGAATCCCGTATCTTGGGAAGCCGATATGCAAGCCATCGCGTAAGAGACCGTTTCGACGGCAGCTACGACGAGCTTCCTCCGGTCAACATTACGATGACCGATGGTTCCGTACCGGGTAACGGACTTGCGGCCTTTAACGCCCGCGGCGTAGATATTACGGTTCACGGCGGCGCGGAAGACGGGGTCGGCAAAATGTCGCTCGGCGGTAAGGTCTCCATCCTGAAATCACCGAGCAAGCACAAGCAGTTCATTAACGGCTCCGTGGGTAAATCATTCGGCTATGGTGCACAGAAAGGCTTGTTCCTGATTCAAGGAAGTGCCGACACGCGCGCTTGTATCCGTTTCTCAGGCGCCGATGTCGTATTCGGCGGTGAGATCACGTCCCCGCTTCGCGATGAACTGGGCGGTCTGGCTGCTCGCGCGAACCTCAAAGGCTTCGCGTTCGAGTATATGACGAATGGCCGTGCTGTCGTTCTCGGCGATCCGGGTCCGTGGATTTGCGCAGGGATGACCGGTGGTGTGATCTATCAGCGTCTTGTTCCTGAGATGGGACTGGATCAAGCGGCGATTGAACGCCGTGTTGCCAAAGGCGCAAAAGTCAAAATCGAAGCCGTTGGTCCGCAAAGCATCAAGGATCTGAACGAGCTGCTTGGCGCCTACCGTGATGCACTTGCCGCATCTGGTCAACCGGAAGCCGCTGCGACGATCGAAAACCTGCTGAATAACCTTCAGTCGAACTTCGTACGCATCGCACCGGTGGGTCTGCAAGCCGATCAATCGGTAGCTACCGAGTAA
- a CDS encoding bifunctional 2-keto-4-hydroxyglutarate aldolase/2-keto-3-deoxy-6-phosphogluconate aldolase — translation MKKIKLMQQLVGEGVVAVLRGDTPDEVVEMAEQAIEGGIKVIEVTMTVPFALQAIEKLAKKYSSTAQDPSKYAIIGVGTVLDPETARVAILSGSEFVVGPSLNPDTVTLCNRYRVPVLPGVMTIQEIQRALELGVDVVKLFPGNLYSPSMIKAIKGPLPQANVMPTGGVSLSNLGEWIKAGAVAVGIGSDLTTDAVKAGDYSLVAKKAAQYIEAYRAAKG, via the coding sequence ATGAAGAAAATCAAACTAATGCAGCAGTTAGTGGGTGAGGGCGTCGTAGCGGTACTGCGCGGAGACACGCCCGATGAAGTAGTAGAGATGGCGGAACAGGCTATCGAGGGAGGCATTAAGGTTATCGAGGTGACGATGACCGTGCCGTTTGCACTGCAAGCGATCGAGAAGCTTGCGAAGAAGTATTCCAGCACGGCGCAGGACCCGAGTAAATATGCCATTATCGGCGTAGGTACGGTACTGGATCCGGAAACCGCACGAGTGGCGATTCTGAGCGGCTCTGAATTTGTTGTAGGGCCATCGCTCAATCCGGATACAGTCACGCTGTGCAACCGTTACCGAGTGCCAGTCTTGCCGGGTGTCATGACGATCCAGGAGATTCAGCGGGCGCTTGAGCTGGGAGTCGACGTGGTGAAGCTGTTCCCGGGCAATTTGTATTCGCCTTCGATGATTAAAGCGATCAAAGGTCCGCTGCCGCAGGCCAATGTGATGCCGACGGGCGGCGTGTCGCTCAGCAATTTGGGCGAATGGATCAAAGCCGGCGCCGTAGCGGTCGGTATTGGCTCCGACTTGACTACAGATGCCGTAAAAGCAGGAGATTACAGTCTGGTGGCCAAAAAAGCGGCACAGTATATCGAAGCTTACCGCGCCGCCAAAGGCTGA
- a CDS encoding sugar kinase: MSMSRQTGTSQMFQPEVITFGESMALMIPENPKGIEYAQQFQGMFGGAEGNLAMGISRLGHRAGWFSRLGKDPFGRMILKRIRGEGVDVSRAELTPEAPTGLMLREDVSGKPSVYYYRKGSAASTLGPEHLDEEYIKQAKFLHVTGITPALSSTCREAVKEAIRLARKHGVKVCFDPNLRLKLWSLEEAREVLLELAKEADYFLPGLDELKLLYQTESFDEIVGHLSKLRAVSIVKGGDDETFIVEQGQVSSVPYFKAERVVDTVGAGDGFCAGFIVGLLKEYSLEEAVRLGNLVGCMIVQMEGDWEGAPTWEQVEAFLNNEKHVER, encoded by the coding sequence ATGAGCATGAGCAGACAAACCGGAACTTCACAGATGTTTCAACCTGAAGTGATTACCTTTGGAGAGTCAATGGCGCTGATGATACCGGAGAACCCCAAAGGCATCGAATACGCTCAGCAATTTCAGGGGATGTTTGGCGGTGCAGAGGGTAATTTGGCGATGGGTATATCCCGGCTTGGTCACCGGGCCGGCTGGTTCAGCCGCCTGGGAAAGGATCCGTTCGGCCGCATGATTCTGAAGAGAATCCGCGGCGAAGGCGTGGATGTTTCCCGTGCAGAGCTGACACCGGAAGCTCCAACGGGATTAATGCTGCGTGAGGATGTTTCGGGCAAGCCCTCGGTTTACTATTATCGTAAAGGATCAGCGGCCAGTACACTGGGACCGGAGCATCTGGACGAGGAATACATCAAGCAGGCAAAATTTTTGCACGTGACGGGCATTACGCCGGCACTCAGTTCAACCTGCCGCGAGGCGGTTAAGGAAGCGATCCGTTTGGCCCGCAAGCATGGGGTGAAGGTGTGTTTTGACCCGAACCTACGGCTGAAGCTGTGGTCGCTTGAGGAAGCACGTGAGGTGCTGCTGGAGCTAGCCAAGGAAGCAGACTATTTCCTGCCGGGTCTGGACGAGCTAAAGCTGCTGTACCAAACGGAGAGCTTCGACGAAATCGTCGGTCATCTAAGTAAGCTTCGGGCGGTATCTATCGTCAAAGGCGGCGATGACGAGACGTTCATTGTTGAACAAGGACAAGTTAGCTCGGTGCCTTATTTCAAAGCCGAGCGGGTAGTCGATACGGTAGGAGCGGGAGATGGCTTCTGTGCCGGATTCATCGTTGGTTTGCTTAAGGAATACAGCCTGGAGGAAGCGGTACGCCTTGGTAATCTCGTCGGCTGCATGATCGTGCAGATGGAGGGTGACTGGGAAGGCGCCCCTACATGGGAGCAGGTTGAAGCGTTTTTAAACAATGAGAAGCATGTGGAGCGGTAG
- a CDS encoding alpha/beta fold hydrolase: protein MIDGKRRILWIHGWGMSPAVWEQFAREQVTGQGVEHHFFSYTDCHSIAEFHEALDRTLREVQPEAVIGWSMGGMLAIDRFTVLAEESAGAMGTTLHSLGIRRLIVVGSTLRFVSADRNLGWPRRIVERMLSKLESDPEAVLRQFADSMVSAEEKTAGKEIAVCGTDFSMEGLQAGLHYLLESDLAEGWAKTLVPRFTASGGRILWIHGREDTICPVGAAPGDAKGVRSVLLEGAGHAPFLTKPETFYEQLRGFLDDDED from the coding sequence ATGATAGACGGCAAAAGACGTATCTTATGGATTCACGGCTGGGGCATGTCGCCTGCCGTATGGGAACAGTTTGCTCGGGAGCAGGTGACAGGTCAGGGAGTAGAACATCATTTTTTTTCATACACGGACTGTCATTCGATCGCAGAGTTCCACGAAGCGCTGGACCGGACGCTCCGCGAGGTGCAGCCGGAGGCGGTCATCGGGTGGTCGATGGGCGGCATGTTGGCTATCGACCGGTTTACGGTACTGGCTGAGGAAAGTGCTGGAGCGATGGGCACGACTCTGCATTCTCTGGGGATCAGACGGCTCATTGTGGTCGGATCGACCCTGCGTTTTGTCAGCGCCGATCGGAACCTGGGCTGGCCAAGACGGATTGTAGAACGAATGCTCAGCAAGCTGGAATCGGACCCAGAAGCTGTGCTGCGGCAGTTTGCGGATTCGATGGTATCTGCGGAAGAGAAGACTGCCGGTAAAGAAATAGCCGTCTGCGGGACTGATTTTTCAATGGAGGGACTCCAGGCCGGGCTTCATTATTTACTTGAATCCGATTTAGCAGAAGGATGGGCTAAGACGCTGGTTCCCAGGTTCACTGCCTCGGGAGGTCGGATTCTGTGGATTCACGGGCGTGAGGACACGATCTGTCCGGTTGGAGCGGCGCCCGGAGACGCAAAAGGCGTAAGGAGCGTGCTGCTAGAGGGAGCAGGGCATGCTCCTTTCTTGACGAAGCCGGAAACTTTTTACGAACAACTGAGGGGTTTTCTTGATGACGATGAGGATTGA
- the bioF gene encoding 8-amino-7-oxononanoate synthase has translation MRKSAWQWMHTELESLKERAQFRSLVESELQEQGWLLRDGQRMLNLASNDYLGLQQRSGIADARMGATASRLIVGNDPVYRQFEEEFARFKGTESCLLFSSGYMANVGAIPALIGRHDIVFSDRLNHASIVDGIVLSRAEHLRYRHRDLRHLESLLCKADPGSKKLIVTDSIFSMDGSIAPLEELVELKDRYGAMLMVDEAHSGGLYGEQGQGLVHELGLTERVEIQMGTFSKAYGGYGAYIAGDEVLKQYLVNKARSLIYTTALPPAVIDSVRRSWLQVREEDWRRKELSRKSAWFRDALQRRGFDTGESECHIIPLLLGSNEQTVHFSEKLQQAGIAAVAIRPPTVPEGTGRIRFTLMATHRDEDLQWAVEEIDRAGRDLG, from the coding sequence ATGAGGAAATCAGCTTGGCAGTGGATGCATACGGAATTGGAATCGCTGAAGGAGCGGGCCCAGTTCCGTTCTTTAGTGGAATCGGAGCTGCAGGAACAAGGCTGGCTGCTGCGGGACGGACAGCGGATGCTGAATCTTGCTTCGAACGATTACTTGGGCCTGCAGCAGCGGAGCGGAATCGCTGATGCACGAATGGGGGCAACCGCTTCGAGGTTGATTGTGGGCAATGACCCGGTGTATCGACAATTTGAAGAGGAATTCGCCCGGTTTAAAGGAACGGAAAGCTGCCTGTTGTTCAGCAGCGGATACATGGCCAATGTCGGCGCCATCCCGGCTTTAATAGGGCGTCATGACATCGTGTTCAGCGACAGGCTGAATCACGCCAGCATTGTTGATGGCATTGTGTTGAGCCGCGCGGAGCATCTCCGTTACCGCCACCGTGATCTGCGTCATTTGGAATCACTGCTTTGCAAGGCGGATCCCGGCAGCAAAAAGCTGATCGTCACAGATTCGATCTTCAGTATGGACGGCAGCATAGCCCCTTTAGAGGAGCTGGTGGAGCTGAAGGACCGCTATGGCGCGATGCTGATGGTTGATGAAGCGCACAGCGGCGGACTCTACGGAGAACAGGGACAAGGTCTGGTGCATGAGCTTGGCTTAACGGAACGGGTAGAAATCCAAATGGGCACGTTCAGCAAAGCCTATGGAGGTTACGGCGCCTATATTGCTGGCGACGAGGTACTCAAGCAGTATCTCGTCAACAAGGCACGCAGCCTGATCTACACGACGGCGCTGCCTCCTGCCGTCATTGACTCGGTAAGGCGAAGCTGGCTCCAGGTGCGGGAGGAGGATTGGCGGCGTAAGGAGCTGTCCCGCAAGTCCGCCTGGTTCCGCGATGCGCTGCAGCGGCGGGGGTTCGATACAGGTGAGAGCGAGTGCCATATTATACCGCTTCTGTTGGGCAGTAACGAGCAAACGGTGCATTTTAGCGAGAAGCTGCAGCAGGCGGGCATCGCCGCCGTAGCGATCCGGCCGCCAACGGTGCCGGAGGGAACGGGAAGAATACGTTTTACACTGATGGCTACGCACCGGGACGAGGATTTGCAGTGGGCGGTGGAGGAAATTGACAGAGCAGGACGTGATTTAGGCTAG